A genomic window from Fibrobacterota bacterium includes:
- a CDS encoding ATP-binding protein → MIGRLREQSRVREALEHYPVVVLLGPRQCGKSTLARAICEQASGAFFDLEDPACPLKTESARYILDSARGLVVLDEIQHQPELFPLLRVLADRPGTPCRFLLLGSASPQVVGHASESLAGRAAMLSLGGFDLSEAGPDNFRSLWVRGGFPRSWLAATDPLSMDWRTNFVRTFLERDIPALGIRVPAATLRRFWTMVAHFHGQIWNAAEFARSMGTQEATAKHYLDILSSTYVLRVLPPWHENLGKRLVKSPRVYFRDSGLLHFFFQTSTELDILSHPRAGASWEGFAIEQILSLLGEQENAWFYRTQAGAELDLMVMLGGKRYGFEFKLSDHPATTRSMTVAMQDLDLERLFLVHPGSGRVALREKVERLGIQSLPQALGEIGAH, encoded by the coding sequence ATGATTGGCCGATTGCGGGAACAGTCACGGGTGCGAGAAGCCTTGGAGCATTATCCAGTGGTGGTCCTTTTGGGGCCGCGCCAGTGCGGAAAGTCCACCTTGGCACGGGCGATCTGCGAGCAGGCATCCGGGGCATTTTTCGATCTGGAAGACCCCGCTTGTCCGCTAAAAACGGAGAGCGCCCGGTACATCTTGGACTCCGCGCGGGGCTTGGTGGTCCTGGATGAAATTCAACACCAGCCCGAGCTTTTTCCGCTGTTGCGCGTGTTGGCGGATCGCCCTGGCACTCCTTGCCGATTCTTGTTGCTGGGAAGCGCGTCGCCGCAGGTGGTGGGTCATGCTTCCGAGTCGTTGGCGGGGCGCGCCGCGATGCTATCGCTGGGAGGATTCGATCTGTCCGAAGCGGGCCCGGACAATTTCCGGTCACTTTGGGTGCGGGGAGGGTTCCCGCGATCCTGGCTGGCCGCCACCGATCCCCTGAGCATGGATTGGCGAACGAATTTTGTTAGAACGTTCCTGGAGCGGGACATCCCGGCTCTTGGCATCCGTGTTCCCGCCGCCACGTTGCGCCGTTTCTGGACCATGGTGGCGCATTTCCACGGCCAGATCTGGAATGCAGCCGAGTTCGCGCGTTCCATGGGCACCCAGGAAGCCACGGCCAAGCACTACCTGGACATCCTCTCTTCCACCTACGTCCTGCGGGTGTTGCCACCTTGGCACGAGAACCTGGGCAAACGTCTGGTCAAATCCCCGCGCGTGTATTTCCGGGACAGCGGGCTCCTCCACTTCTTCTTCCAGACCTCCACGGAACTGGATATCCTTTCCCATCCCCGGGCGGGCGCCTCGTGGGAAGGTTTCGCGATCGAACAGATTTTGTCGCTCTTGGGAGAACAGGAGAACGCTTGGTTCTACCGGACCCAGGCGGGTGCCGAGCTGGATCTGATGGTGATGCTCGGCGGCAAGCGCTACGGATTCGAATTCAAGCTCTCGGACCACCCCGCCACCACCCGATCGATGACCGTGGCCATGCAGGATCTGGACTTGGAGCGGTTGTTTCTGGTCCATCCAGGCTCGGGGCGAGTGGCGCTGCGGGAAAAGGTGGAGCGTTTGGGAATCCAGTCTCTGCCGCAAGCGCTGGGGGAAATCGGAGCGCATTGA
- a CDS encoding VWA domain-containing protein — MRLSPLFLVGLGLALDAQAGPLSARSTRTFRELTPGGVVVADIAVAYEDPDLAPSGYNVLNPTKTVNPKTDLPALLKLASEELSNATNHVVQLGAVTVIPTTPKSDPDILIVNSCPTGVVRLTDQAAGLGPVCADANTGGYVGMAWWEQTSLLGTDATQEIFPKTSNGVSVLNGGARITITWQTLKEYGASALVHEFGHYLFAMRDEYEASLFTPGVSPNFSKTYLDAASQNPTSTATGVIQGVALAGGTSPQDIVSFTDFFKGFPMGYVADFMNPTFKKAFSPALVPVVTTGDVATEGQATVGGKKMYWVPEQFATVVTRGNGDVNPVNGRRGSMWSLATAIRTAFNRPYSIPTATLAYQVAETKVDAYNLGQSNIFVFDRSGSMSDIIYDGMFAGRQKSEIAMDFFGRMTHANVAGSNVTYANSAKFGVVAFDDTRIQPQGMEYKRPLSDLTRATIQAPAASLPLVWMQAPPGSVTDPALPGYIPQMPLPGNTTDIVSALNLARDLMDKDLDRPFMRNVILTSDGLHNTGPADFQGNEATTGKYRLFSVTIGTLPSETYGKIMQELANNSEGPDNVHGQAFFTSEIAGTSPTDGNLELISIANRISAAINNAETIDYGVTNLFRDAAQEFPLNADATQTSATMSLAYSGTVAPTLYLIGSNGQTITEAGIPGVVFSQQSNFKTFNIDLTKFSAGTWKLRATTQSGNPLTIYPSSSVKSSKLQINPVLETKFASATGRFPVTVVIQDGRPVKGLSVVANLRNVGSGVVRSLPLTWNGSAYTGTFTGTLQPGVSKLDFVATHPNNASVTLVQGENTQATAPPMYPYFKPHTVSRDVFIDGKANTKTDVALEAWTIQDQPAFAQGTAMKLFLKNNTTVPWTGLKARYFFSVSEIPNGVPGFSPINLVGGSKVKVGTVLNRPGLAYVEFDFAGKTLQPNAVSGSGQNGGEGLYVIDASWRTPWNPLNDYSFQGLKTTWSVNSFVNIYDANGKLLVGNPDLDQATSGTNSTPIVVLNVPNLLVAGATATYSTESVDPDGDALRYTWIVDGVTRVLDGSSSTFDASLAAGAHTLSVVVDDKKSSKVTVTRTINVQVASTACTEASSIDLGKVSTPKALTLVKGVNCFKVDEQNVNREWKWKNIVFQANSSGVSLSGASVQALPVGAPTSLAGYTQTVNFADPGVSKNLYLKVVSNASKAVTLNWWLQ, encoded by the coding sequence ATGAGACTATCTCCGCTGTTTTTGGTGGGGCTCGGCCTGGCGCTGGATGCGCAGGCAGGCCCTCTCTCCGCCCGTTCCACCCGGACGTTCCGGGAACTGACGCCGGGTGGCGTCGTCGTGGCCGACATCGCGGTCGCCTACGAAGACCCCGACCTGGCGCCTTCCGGTTACAACGTCCTGAATCCGACGAAAACCGTCAATCCCAAGACGGACCTTCCCGCCCTCTTGAAGCTCGCTTCGGAAGAACTCTCCAACGCGACCAACCATGTCGTCCAGCTGGGCGCGGTGACCGTGATCCCCACCACCCCGAAGTCGGATCCCGACATCCTGATCGTCAACAGCTGTCCGACAGGAGTTGTCCGATTGACCGATCAGGCCGCGGGCCTGGGTCCGGTCTGCGCGGATGCCAACACGGGTGGCTACGTGGGCATGGCCTGGTGGGAACAGACCTCCCTTCTGGGGACGGATGCGACCCAGGAGATCTTCCCCAAGACCTCCAACGGGGTGAGCGTCCTCAATGGCGGAGCCAGGATCACCATCACCTGGCAGACCCTCAAGGAGTACGGCGCTTCGGCCTTGGTCCACGAGTTCGGGCACTATCTGTTCGCGATGCGGGATGAATACGAAGCCTCGTTGTTCACGCCTGGCGTCTCGCCGAATTTCAGCAAGACCTATCTGGATGCCGCTTCGCAGAATCCGACGAGCACGGCGACCGGTGTGATCCAGGGTGTCGCCCTCGCCGGTGGAACTAGCCCGCAGGACATCGTGTCCTTCACGGATTTCTTCAAGGGATTTCCGATGGGCTATGTCGCCGACTTCATGAATCCGACCTTCAAGAAGGCGTTCTCCCCCGCTCTCGTCCCGGTCGTCACGACCGGCGACGTCGCCACCGAAGGCCAGGCGACCGTGGGCGGCAAGAAGATGTACTGGGTCCCCGAGCAGTTCGCGACGGTGGTCACCCGCGGCAACGGAGACGTCAACCCGGTCAATGGCCGACGGGGCAGCATGTGGTCGTTGGCCACCGCCATCCGCACCGCGTTCAACAGGCCCTATTCGATCCCCACCGCTACCCTGGCCTACCAGGTTGCGGAGACGAAAGTCGACGCCTACAACCTCGGCCAAAGCAACATCTTCGTGTTCGATCGTTCCGGATCGATGTCCGATATCATCTACGACGGCATGTTCGCGGGACGCCAGAAATCCGAAATCGCGATGGATTTCTTCGGGCGCATGACCCACGCGAACGTCGCCGGATCGAACGTGACCTACGCCAATTCCGCCAAATTCGGCGTGGTGGCCTTCGACGACACCCGGATCCAGCCCCAGGGAATGGAATACAAGCGTCCCTTGTCGGACCTCACCCGCGCGACCATCCAGGCGCCGGCCGCATCGCTGCCGCTGGTCTGGATGCAGGCTCCGCCGGGCTCCGTGACCGATCCCGCGCTTCCCGGGTACATCCCTCAGATGCCGCTTCCCGGAAACACGACGGATATTGTCAGCGCGTTGAACCTCGCCCGTGATCTGATGGACAAAGATCTGGATCGTCCGTTCATGCGCAACGTCATCCTGACCTCCGACGGCCTCCACAACACCGGACCGGCCGACTTCCAGGGCAACGAGGCCACCACCGGCAAGTACCGCCTCTTCTCGGTCACGATCGGAACGCTTCCCAGCGAGACCTACGGGAAGATCATGCAGGAGCTGGCCAACAACAGCGAAGGCCCGGACAACGTGCATGGCCAGGCCTTCTTCACGTCCGAGATCGCAGGGACTTCTCCGACCGATGGAAACCTGGAGCTGATCTCCATCGCCAACCGGATCAGCGCCGCGATCAACAACGCGGAAACGATCGACTACGGGGTGACGAACCTGTTCCGCGACGCGGCGCAGGAATTCCCCCTCAACGCGGATGCCACCCAGACCTCGGCCACGATGTCCCTGGCGTATTCCGGCACGGTGGCGCCCACGCTGTACCTGATCGGATCGAACGGGCAGACCATCACGGAAGCCGGCATCCCCGGCGTCGTGTTCTCCCAGCAGAGCAACTTCAAGACATTCAACATCGATCTGACCAAATTCTCGGCGGGAACCTGGAAGTTGCGCGCGACCACCCAGTCGGGCAATCCGCTCACCATCTATCCCAGTTCGTCGGTGAAGAGCTCCAAGCTTCAGATCAATCCGGTCTTGGAAACCAAATTCGCCAGCGCGACCGGCAGGTTTCCTGTCACGGTGGTGATCCAGGATGGCCGGCCCGTGAAGGGGCTTTCCGTGGTCGCCAATCTGAGGAACGTCGGGTCCGGCGTGGTGCGCAGTCTGCCCTTGACCTGGAATGGCTCCGCTTACACGGGCACGTTCACCGGAACCCTCCAGCCGGGCGTGTCCAAGCTCGATTTCGTTGCGACCCATCCGAACAACGCTTCGGTCACCTTGGTGCAGGGCGAGAACACCCAAGCGACGGCACCTCCGATGTATCCCTACTTCAAGCCGCACACGGTAAGCCGGGACGTTTTCATCGACGGCAAGGCCAACACCAAGACCGACGTCGCGTTGGAGGCCTGGACCATCCAGGACCAGCCGGCGTTCGCGCAGGGAACGGCGATGAAGTTGTTCCTGAAGAACAACACGACCGTGCCCTGGACCGGCTTGAAGGCGCGCTACTTCTTCAGCGTGTCCGAAATCCCCAATGGCGTGCCGGGATTCAGCCCGATCAACCTCGTGGGTGGATCCAAGGTCAAGGTCGGCACGGTCCTGAATCGTCCGGGACTCGCCTATGTGGAGTTCGATTTCGCCGGAAAGACGCTCCAGCCCAACGCGGTCTCCGGCAGCGGGCAAAATGGCGGCGAAGGCTTGTACGTGATCGACGCCTCCTGGCGCACGCCCTGGAATCCGCTGAACGACTACTCGTTCCAAGGCCTGAAGACCACCTGGAGCGTGAACTCCTTCGTGAACATCTACGACGCCAACGGGAAGTTGCTCGTGGGCAATCCGGACCTCGACCAGGCGACCTCGGGAACCAACTCGACGCCCATCGTCGTGCTGAACGTGCCGAACCTCCTGGTCGCAGGGGCCACCGCGACCTATTCGACAGAATCCGTTGATCCCGACGGCGATGCGCTGCGCTACACCTGGATCGTGGATGGAGTCACCCGTGTCCTGGATGGCAGTTCGAGCACATTCGACGCCAGCCTTGCCGCGGGCGCGCACACCCTCTCCGTCGTGGTCGACGACAAGAAGTCGTCCAAGGTCACCGTCACCCGGACGATCAATGTCCAGGTGGCATCGACCGCGTGCACGGAAGCCTCGAGCATCGACCTGGGCAAGGTGAGCACCCCCAAGGCGCTGACTCTGGTCAAGGGCGTCAACTGCTTCAAGGTGGACGAGCAGAACGTCAACCGCGAATGGAAGTGGAAGAACATCGTGTTCCAGGCCAATTCCTCCGGCGTGTCGCTTTCCGGTGCCAGCGTCCAGGCCTTGCCTGTCGGAGCTCCGACCAGCCTGGCCGGCTACACGCAGACGGTGAACTTCGCCGATCCGGGCGTTTCGAAGAACCTGTACCTCAAGGTCGTTTCGAACGCATCCAAGGCGGTCACGTTGAATTGGTGGTTGCAATAG
- a CDS encoding trypsin-like serine protease, producing the protein MRRSKLFYPATIVFGLAATGRCASVSHAVVVRDHLKATSSEIVINGSRGDSTAGSWAGTLPGIEGLPTPTISLDPPYILLRHPLQTTDQAPGWPGRIAGRLDLQAEDGSFRPQCSGSLVGPNFFLTAAHCVVAPTSISSIQEEWVTDSYYVRPSLDRGHDHPGFSAVRVVKSYVSKSVFPIAPSYDGDNDWAILELASDVGTRLGWAQVVPMTDDRENKPVHMLGYPIFPPDCGTGKVCDTATRRDTLHHSWSYLWRYNFGSTQDWYPQVHNWRGESGSGAFDCPDNPCRKGTIRVRATLWKERALSAIDSTISGVLASILKDVKVPVSAMRSSRSFEPDLKTRWTAAGLEVETDRVAQLEVLDANGRSLARTGQGTSWTLGSLNKKGVLLLVARYGNGLTKTATVVPGL; encoded by the coding sequence GTGCGGCGAAGCAAGCTCTTCTATCCAGCGACGATCGTTTTCGGGCTTGCCGCGACGGGAAGGTGCGCCTCCGTCTCCCATGCCGTGGTCGTTCGGGACCACCTCAAGGCGACTTCGTCGGAAATCGTCATCAATGGGTCCCGTGGCGACAGCACGGCGGGCTCTTGGGCCGGGACCCTGCCTGGAATCGAGGGTCTTCCCACGCCGACCATTTCCCTGGATCCCCCCTATATCCTGCTGCGTCATCCCCTGCAGACAACAGATCAAGCCCCGGGATGGCCGGGAAGGATCGCCGGCCGATTGGATCTCCAAGCGGAGGATGGATCGTTCAGGCCGCAGTGCTCGGGGTCGTTGGTGGGGCCGAATTTCTTCCTGACCGCCGCGCATTGTGTCGTGGCGCCAACCTCCATCTCCTCCATCCAGGAAGAATGGGTGACGGATTCCTACTACGTGCGTCCCTCGTTGGATCGCGGGCACGATCATCCGGGGTTTTCGGCCGTGCGGGTGGTGAAATCGTATGTCTCGAAATCTGTCTTCCCCATCGCTCCGTCGTACGACGGTGACAACGATTGGGCGATCCTCGAATTGGCTTCGGATGTGGGAACAAGACTGGGTTGGGCCCAGGTAGTTCCCATGACCGACGATCGGGAGAACAAGCCCGTCCACATGCTGGGATATCCGATCTTCCCGCCGGACTGCGGCACGGGGAAGGTGTGCGACACCGCGACCAGGCGAGACACGCTGCACCACTCCTGGTCGTACCTCTGGAGATACAATTTCGGATCCACGCAGGATTGGTATCCGCAGGTCCACAACTGGAGAGGCGAAAGCGGATCAGGGGCGTTCGACTGCCCCGACAATCCTTGCAGGAAGGGAACGATCCGCGTTCGGGCCACGCTCTGGAAGGAACGAGCTCTCAGCGCCATCGACAGCACGATCTCGGGAGTGTTGGCCTCCATCTTGAAGGATGTGAAGGTGCCGGTATCGGCGATGCGTTCTTCCAGATCCTTCGAGCCGGATCTGAAGACGCGTTGGACGGCGGCGGGGCTGGAGGTCGAGACCGACCGCGTCGCCCAACTCGAGGTCTTGGACGCCAACGGAAGAAGCCTGGCTCGCACGGGGCAAGGAACGAGTTGGACCTTGGGGAGCTTGAACAAAAAGGGCGTGCTGCTGCTGGTGGCCCGCTACGGAAATGGACTGACAAAAACTGCAACGGTTGTGCCGGGCCTGTAG
- a CDS encoding trypsin-like peptidase domain-containing protein, with protein sequence MPARIRFLGILLAAPLAGSAAISHSIVIRDHLKEVSSDTVVQGRAGDTTAGSWKGTLPGATGLPTPPVPQDPPWILMRQPLLPRDSVPGWPGRTAVRLDFQIDDATFRPRCSGILVGPRWALTAAHCVLQPTSISGIQEQWVSDSFYVRPAFDRGHDYPGKAPVRVVKSTISKTIFPALAAYAGDNDWALLELASDLGTSLGWAQVYPMDSLREGKNIHMMGYPVIPDKCRTGIPCDTVSRKDTLCHSWGPLERRHQGPQKDWAPLVPAWQGESGSAILDCPDDACVRGPLRTRGTRWTLDAINAFDSTMSGVLAKLLEDVKVPLSGVLAQAALASQGIEARWNGSEWELRCEGATSFDAFRPDGTRIEIVENGASPRVGPARAKMVLVVARGPGWSRSRTLVVP encoded by the coding sequence ATGCCTGCGCGTATTCGATTCCTGGGGATTCTTCTCGCCGCTCCGCTCGCTGGGTCGGCGGCCATCTCCCACTCCATCGTCATCCGGGACCACCTGAAGGAGGTTTCCAGCGACACGGTCGTCCAGGGGCGTGCGGGCGACACCACCGCCGGGTCCTGGAAGGGAACTCTTCCCGGTGCGACCGGCCTTCCCACGCCGCCGGTGCCGCAGGATCCCCCGTGGATCCTGATGCGCCAGCCGCTTTTGCCCAGGGATTCGGTTCCCGGCTGGCCGGGTCGGACCGCCGTCCGTCTCGATTTCCAGATCGACGACGCTACCTTCCGGCCACGGTGTTCGGGCATCCTCGTCGGACCCCGATGGGCGCTGACCGCCGCGCATTGCGTGCTGCAGCCGACTTCGATTTCGGGGATCCAGGAGCAATGGGTGAGCGATTCGTTCTACGTGAGACCCGCCTTCGATCGAGGGCACGATTATCCCGGCAAGGCTCCGGTTCGCGTGGTGAAGTCGACCATTTCGAAAACCATCTTCCCCGCCTTGGCGGCCTACGCGGGAGACAACGACTGGGCGCTGCTCGAGTTGGCCTCCGATCTTGGGACGTCCTTGGGGTGGGCGCAGGTGTACCCGATGGACAGCCTGCGCGAAGGGAAGAACATCCACATGATGGGATACCCGGTCATCCCCGACAAATGCAGAACCGGCATACCTTGCGATACAGTTTCCCGTAAAGACACGTTGTGTCACTCGTGGGGACCGCTCGAACGCAGGCATCAGGGGCCGCAGAAGGACTGGGCCCCGCTGGTTCCGGCATGGCAGGGGGAGAGCGGATCGGCGATCCTCGATTGCCCGGACGACGCCTGCGTGCGAGGTCCGTTGCGCACCCGAGGCACCCGCTGGACGTTGGATGCCATCAATGCCTTCGACAGCACCATGTCGGGGGTGTTGGCCAAGCTCCTGGAGGACGTGAAGGTGCCGCTTTCCGGTGTCCTGGCCCAGGCAGCCTTGGCTTCCCAGGGAATCGAGGCGCGGTGGAATGGAAGCGAGTGGGAGCTCCGGTGCGAAGGCGCGACCTCTTTTGACGCTTTCCGTCCGGATGGAACCCGGATCGAAATCGTGGAGAACGGCGCGTCGCCACGTGTCGGTCCTGCTCGTGCGAAGATGGTTCTGGTGGTCGCGCGCGGACCGGGCTGGTCGCGCAGTCGGACGTTGGTGGTGCCTTAG
- a CDS encoding bifunctional metallophosphatase/5'-nucleotidase yields the protein MQPVFVAIALLCGSQPAAKVDSLAKPAVHARKDTGFSLALVHVNDIHAHLDPTFESMKIQGKSVQVLLGGAAVLKTAFDSLRKALPNALFLHAGDQFTGTAWFSIYRGLADAAVVRRLGFDAFVPGNHEFDIGAGPLRAFLDSSQVPAVVSTLDATREPILAGRMPLFLIREVAGRRIGIVGIANPNTRSISKPGQNLRFLEASSVAKAVDSAKRSGAEVVVALSHAGFEADTLLARTVPGIVCVVGGHSHTRMGAFAGLGGAPPYPVVVTSEDGRRVPVVQAWHRGMEIGVLNLRFDSTFRLTSWEGHPFLPSPAGLAGLASESVRGFVPDSGMSALLQGLVRPLDSLRAIKVARVPSAYSRRKGGELADLCAQSLLEAGASQGARVGIMNRGGVRDDLDSGVVDMEQVQRVAPFGNSVVVMTITGKRLRHIVKILEGRKKNPGMAGLAGERGDKGKWKSFRLAGAATDLEDEDTVRIATNSYLADGGDGCMPLRKSKGYRYDTGIRDDEALARLLSRLFPVSKGK from the coding sequence ATGCAACCAGTTTTTGTCGCCATCGCGCTGCTGTGCGGGAGCCAACCCGCCGCCAAAGTCGATTCTCTTGCCAAGCCCGCCGTCCACGCCAGGAAGGACACGGGTTTTTCCCTCGCGCTGGTGCACGTCAACGACATCCACGCGCACCTGGATCCCACCTTCGAATCCATGAAGATCCAAGGGAAGTCCGTGCAGGTCCTCCTGGGGGGCGCGGCTGTCCTGAAAACCGCCTTCGATTCCCTGCGCAAGGCCTTGCCGAACGCGTTGTTCCTGCACGCGGGAGACCAGTTCACGGGCACCGCCTGGTTTTCCATCTACCGCGGGCTGGCCGATGCCGCGGTGGTGCGACGTCTCGGATTCGATGCTTTCGTCCCCGGCAACCACGAATTCGACATCGGTGCTGGCCCGTTGCGCGCCTTCCTGGATTCTTCGCAGGTGCCCGCGGTGGTCTCCACCCTGGATGCCACCCGCGAACCCATCCTGGCGGGCCGGATGCCTCTCTTTCTGATCCGCGAGGTGGCGGGACGCAGGATCGGCATCGTGGGCATCGCCAACCCCAACACCAGATCCATTTCCAAGCCCGGACAAAATCTGCGCTTCCTGGAAGCCTCCTCCGTCGCCAAGGCGGTGGACTCGGCCAAGCGGTCTGGCGCCGAGGTGGTGGTCGCTCTTTCGCATGCCGGATTCGAAGCGGACACCCTGCTCGCCCGCACGGTGCCGGGAATTGTCTGCGTGGTGGGGGGGCACAGCCACACCCGCATGGGAGCTTTCGCCGGACTGGGCGGAGCGCCGCCCTATCCTGTCGTGGTCACCTCCGAAGACGGGCGCCGTGTGCCCGTGGTGCAGGCATGGCACCGCGGCATGGAGATCGGGGTCCTCAACCTTCGCTTCGATTCCACCTTCCGGTTGACCTCCTGGGAAGGCCATCCCTTCCTGCCGTCGCCGGCGGGGCTGGCCGGCCTCGCCTCGGAGTCGGTGCGGGGATTCGTGCCCGACAGCGGGATGTCGGCGCTGTTGCAGGGCCTGGTGCGTCCGCTGGACAGTCTGCGCGCGATCAAGGTGGCTCGCGTCCCTTCCGCGTACTCGCGACGCAAAGGTGGCGAACTGGCCGATCTCTGCGCGCAATCCTTGCTTGAGGCAGGGGCTTCGCAAGGCGCTCGCGTGGGGATCATGAACCGAGGCGGTGTGCGCGACGATCTGGATTCCGGTGTGGTGGACATGGAGCAGGTGCAGCGGGTGGCGCCGTTCGGGAACTCCGTGGTGGTGATGACAATTACTGGCAAAAGGCTGCGCCACATCGTGAAGATCCTGGAGGGCCGCAAGAAGAATCCCGGGATGGCCGGACTCGCGGGCGAGCGGGGCGACAAGGGCAAGTGGAAGTCCTTCCGACTGGCGGGTGCGGCGACGGATCTGGAGGACGAAGACACGGTCCGGATCGCCACCAATTCCTATCTCGCCGACGGTGGCGACGGGTGCATGCCGCTTCGCAAGTCCAAAGGCTACCGGTACGATACCGGAATCCGCGACGACGAAGCGTTGGCGAGGTTGCTTTCCAGACTGTTTCCGGTGTCCAAGGGAAAGTGA
- a CDS encoding DUF1343 domain-containing protein, with amino-acid sequence MTSVRLPHSRLAQLWPTELQGARLGAVVHPASILPDFTHLADVLRKPGSPWTLVSLFGPQHGILGHTQDNMIEWEGESDPRWGVPVHSLYGTVRKPTPTMLEGVDVLLVDLQDVGARYYTFIWTLLLCMEAAWEKGIAVVVPDRPNPLGGELVEGPTLDADYKSFVGLHTVPVRHGLTMGEMAKLLVAEKYPGLKLHVLPMEGWTRNMLWEEANLPWVLPSPNMPTPDTARVYPGMCLLEACTASEGRGTTRPFEIFGGPWIDAAKLKADLDSLCLPGVVFRELGFQPTFHKGMGRLCGGVQIHVTDPVKLRPVELGFAALWALRRQGSLPAPVAINPLDPRDLPDTFGWKAPPYEYETIKPAIDILAGHKRWREMLEQGASVQDLSKAWAPDEAAWLERRAPHLLY; translated from the coding sequence ATGACTTCCGTCCGCCTACCGCATAGCCGCCTTGCCCAACTTTGGCCCACCGAACTCCAGGGAGCCCGCTTGGGCGCCGTGGTGCACCCCGCCTCCATTCTTCCTGACTTCACCCACTTGGCGGATGTCCTGCGCAAGCCGGGATCCCCCTGGACCCTGGTGTCGCTGTTCGGGCCCCAGCACGGGATCCTGGGGCACACCCAGGACAACATGATCGAATGGGAGGGCGAGAGCGACCCGCGCTGGGGCGTGCCGGTCCATTCTCTGTATGGCACCGTCCGCAAGCCCACCCCCACCATGCTGGAGGGCGTGGATGTGCTGCTGGTGGATCTGCAGGACGTGGGCGCCCGCTACTACACCTTCATCTGGACTTTGCTCCTGTGCATGGAAGCTGCTTGGGAGAAAGGCATCGCGGTGGTGGTGCCGGACCGACCCAATCCGCTGGGCGGCGAGCTGGTGGAAGGCCCCACGCTGGACGCCGACTACAAATCCTTCGTGGGACTCCACACGGTTCCGGTGCGCCACGGCCTGACCATGGGCGAGATGGCCAAGCTATTGGTGGCGGAAAAGTACCCCGGATTGAAGCTGCACGTGCTTCCCATGGAGGGCTGGACACGCAATATGCTTTGGGAAGAGGCCAATCTCCCTTGGGTGCTGCCCAGCCCCAACATGCCCACTCCGGACACGGCCCGCGTCTATCCCGGCATGTGCCTGTTGGAGGCCTGCACGGCCAGCGAAGGCCGCGGCACCACGCGCCCCTTCGAAATCTTCGGGGGGCCGTGGATCGACGCGGCCAAACTCAAGGCGGACCTCGATTCGCTTTGCCTTCCCGGTGTGGTCTTCCGGGAGCTGGGATTCCAGCCCACTTTCCACAAGGGAATGGGCAGGCTCTGCGGCGGCGTGCAGATCCATGTAACGGATCCTGTCAAGTTGCGCCCGGTGGAACTGGGCTTCGCCGCACTCTGGGCGTTGCGTCGGCAGGGCTCCCTGCCTGCGCCGGTGGCGATCAATCCGTTGGATCCGCGCGATCTGCCGGACACCTTCGGATGGAAAGCCCCGCCCTATGAGTATGAAACCATCAAGCCCGCCATCGATATCCTGGCCGGGCACAAGCGTTGGCGAGAAATGCTGGAACAGGGCGCTTCGGTACAAGATCTGTCCAAGGCCTGGGCTCCGGACGAGGCGGCCTGGCTGGAGCGCCGGGCGCCTCACCTGCTTTACTGA